The Eikenella corrodens genome segment CTTCGCCTGGCTGTGTACTTACGGTTTGCCGTCTTTATTAAGACGGGGTGCGGCGGAAGCTCACAGCCTGCATGACGTGGCGTTGATTTACGGTGTCGCTGCCGGCCAAGTCGGCCAGGGTGCGGGCGATGCGCAGGATGCGGTGGTAGCTGCGGGCGGAAAGCGAAAGTTTTTCCAGCATGGCAGAGAGGGCGGCTTTGGCTTCGGGCTCGATGGCGGCCAGCTCGTCCAGCTCGGTTACGTTGAGCAAGGCATTGCTTTTGCCTTGCCGCCGTTGTTGGCGTTCGCGAGCGGCCAGCACGCGTTCCCGCACGGCGGCGCTGGGCTCGCCGGGTGTGGCTTGGGTAAGCTCGGCGGCGGAGAGGGCGGGCACTTCAATAATCAAATCAATCCTGTCTAAGAGCGGGCCGGAAATTTTGCCACGATAACGAGCAATACTTTCGGGCGTGCAGCGGCAGGGTTTGGCGGGGTGGCCGAGGTAGCCGCAGGGGCAGGGGTTCATGGCGGCGACCAGCTGGAAGCGGGCGGGATAGGTGGCTTGGCGGCTGGCGCGGGAAATGTGGATAAGGCCGTTCTCCAGCGGTTCGCGCAGCATTTCCAGCACCTTGCGGTCGAATTCGGGCAATTCGTCGAGAAACAATACACCGTTGTGCGCTAGGGAAATTTCGCCGGGTTTGGGGTCGGAACCGCTGTCAAAGTTACAAATAGGTGTCATAATAGACAAAGACCAAAATAGTAGAATAAGGCTTTAGCCCATCTTTATACCCTTAAAAGGTACTATTTAATGGCGACAAAACCACAAATAACTGTCAAGATATATTAGAAGATACCAATAAAGGTCGAATTATTTATGAAAATAGAACCAACCTTTCAACAGGTTCGTAAGATTAAACCGACACGTTTTAGCGTATCAGGTTTACTCCCTTTTAAAGAAGGGATAAGCATTCCTTACGAATCTACACTTGAGCGTGATCTCTTGCTCTATTTTACTTATATGCCTGCGGTAGAGGAAATCATTTCTCAACCTGTTCGCATTCTATTTGTGAAAAATGGAATGACTTATCCTTACACGCCTGATTTCTTTATTCGTTTCAATGATGGACGACCATCGCTTTTGATTGAAGTAAAACCGAAATCAAAATGGCAGGAACATTGGCGTGATTGGAAAGAAAAATGGAAGGCAGCAATCGCATTCAGCAAAAAGAACGAATGTATTTTTCATGTTTATGATGAGGATAGAATTCGTCACCTTGCATTATTTAACATTAACGCGGTTCAGCGTTACAAACGATTACAGTGCGATCCTGAAGATATTGGAGCGATACTTACTCAAGTTAAATTACACGGTGGTACCACGATAGATTTTCTGCTTTCTCGTCTTTTTACAGGCTCACTCTATCGAACCAAAGGGTTACAAATTATCTATCACTTATTAGCAACCAAGCAACTGACATGCAACTGGTTTGAACCATTATCTGAATTTACCGAAGTTTGGGGGTATTCAAATGACTAAAGGATTTATTCATCCTCGCTATCACGGTCGATTAGAGCGCGGCCGTCTCATTTTACAAAAAGGCAACATTTATGTAAATCGTGAAGATGGTGAACAATATGAACTGATTGAGTATTTAGATGAAGATGCACAAGTGATGATCCGGAATCTTCATACTCGCCAAAGTAAGATTGCCAGTATTCATCAGCTTGAGAATTTGAAAGTGAGTGAACGCGAAGATGTTTCTGTTGATTTAAGTGCCATCAGCGACGAATACTGGGAAAAAGCGTTAGAAAAATATGAAATGATTAAACCG includes the following:
- a CDS encoding heteromeric transposase endonuclease subunit TnsA; the protein is MKIEPTFQQVRKIKPTRFSVSGLLPFKEGISIPYESTLERDLLLYFTYMPAVEEIISQPVRILFVKNGMTYPYTPDFFIRFNDGRPSLLIEVKPKSKWQEHWRDWKEKWKAAIAFSKKNECIFHVYDEDRIRHLALFNINAVQRYKRLQCDPEDIGAILTQVKLHGGTTIDFLLSRLFTGSLYRTKGLQIIYHLLATKQLTCNWFEPLSEFTEVWGYSND